A single window of Sphaerodactylus townsendi isolate TG3544 linkage group LG05, MPM_Stown_v2.3, whole genome shotgun sequence DNA harbors:
- the PROK1 gene encoding prokineticin-1, which translates to MKMVIQVLCFSLLITLYKCAVITGACERDLQCGGGTCCAISLWLRGLRMCTPLGQEGDECHPISHKVPFFGKRQHHTCPCLPNYICSKFIDGRYRCSVDFKNMDF; encoded by the exons ATGAAAATGGTTATCCAAGTCTTGTGCTTCTCTCTCTTAATAACCTTGTACAAGTGTGCTGTGATCACTGGG GCCTGTGAGAGGGATCTCCAGTGTGGAGGTGGGACATGCTGCGCCATCAGCTTATGGCTCCGTGGACTGCGGATGTGCACTCCTTTAGGGCAAGAGGGAGATGAATGCCACCCCATTAGTCACAAG GTTCCTTTCTTTGGAAAACGACAACATCATACCTGTCCATGCTTGCCAAATTATATATGCTCCAAATTCATTGATGGCCGATACCGATGTTCTGTTGATTTCAAGAACATGGACTTTTAA
- the LAMTOR5 gene encoding ragulator complex protein LAMTOR5, with amino-acid sequence MEGALEHHLEDTMKNPSIAGVLCTDSQGLNLGCRGTLSDEHAGVISVLAQQAAKLTSDPTDIPVVCLESDTGNIMIQKHDGITVAVHKMAS; translated from the exons ATGGAAGGAGCGTTGGAGCATCATTTGGAAGACAC CATGAAGAATCCTTCCATTGCGGGAGTCCTGTGTACTGATTCTCAGGGACTAAACCTGGGCT GTCGTGGCACTCTTTCAGATGAACATGCAGGCGTGATATCTGTTCTAGCTCAGCAGGCAGCCAAACTAACATCTGATCCAACAGATATTCCTGTTGTTTGCCTGGAATCAGATACTGG tAATATCATGATCCAGAAGCATGATGGCATCACAGTGGCAGTGCACAAAATGGCATCTTGA